The DNA window TCTGCAAGCCGACACCCGACAGGCATGGCTTCGTGCCGCGGCGACGATGCTGGAGCCGTTCGCCGAGTAATATTCTCCGGCGGTCGACTTACAGGGGGGTCCGGGTGTCCGACTCGTTCGTGCATCTTCATGTTCACACTGAGTATTCGATGCTCGACGGGGCCGCCCGGATCAAGGACCTGCTGGCGGAGGCGAAACGGCTCGGCATGCCGGCGGCGGCGATCACCGACCACGGCAACATGCATGGCGCCTATGACTTCTACAAGCAGGCGAAATCCGCCGATCTGATCCCGGTGATCGGTGTCGAGGCGTATGTCGCTCCGGAGTCCCGGCTCACCAAGAGCCGGATCAAATGGGGTCGTCCGGAGCAAAAGAGCGACGACATCTCCGGTAACGGTGCGTACACGCACATGACCATGTGGGCGCGGAACGCGGTGGGCCTGAAGAACCTGTTCCGGCTCAACTCGCGGGGATCCATCGAGGGCCAGCTCGGCAAGTACCCGCGGATGGACTTCGACATCATCGCGGAGCACGCCGAAGGGATCATGGGCACCACCGGCTGCCCGTCCGGCGCGGTGCAGACCCGCCTGCGGCTGGGCCAGTTCGACGAGGCGCTCAAGTCCGCGGCGATGTACCAGGAGGCGCTCGGGAAGGACAACTACTTCCTGGAGATCATGGACCACGGTCTGTCGATCGAGAAGCGCGTCCGGGACGGCCTGCTGGAGATCGGCAGGAAGCTCGGCATCAAGCCGCTGGTGACAAACGACTCGCACTACGTCTACGAGTCCCAGTCCGAGGCGCACGACGTGCTGCTCTGCGTGCAGACCGGCAGCAACATCGCCGACCCGAACCGGTTCCGCTTCGACGGCAACGGCTACTTCGTGAAGTCGGCCGACCAGATGCGCGCGGTGGACTCCTCCGAGGCGTGGCAGGAGGGCTGCCGCAACACGCTGCTGGTGGCCGAGAAGGTGGACACCGACGGGATGTTCACGTTCAAGAACCTGATGCCCCGGTTCCCCATCCCGGACGGATTCACCGAGGAGGAGTACTTCCGGCACACGGCCTTCGAGGGCCTGCGCCGGCGCTTCCCGGACGGCATCCCGGACACCCATGTCAAGCAGGCGGAGTACGAGCTCGGCGTCATCATCCAGATGGGCTTCCCGGCGTACTTCCTGGTGGTCGCGGACTTCATCCAGTGGGCGAAGAACAACGGCATCGCGGTGGGACCGGGCCGTGGCTCGGCGGCCGGCTCGCTCGTCGCGTACGCGATGGGCATCACCGACCTCGACCCGCTGCCGCACGGCCTGATCTTCGAGCGGTTCCTCAACCCCGAGCGTGTCTCGATGCCCGATGTCGACATCGACTTCGACGAGCGCCGGCGCGGTGAGGTCATCCGGTACGTCACGGAGAAGTGGGGTGACGACAAGGTCGCCCAGATCGCCACGTTCGGAACGATCAAGGCGAAGGCTGCGATCAAGGACTCGGCTCGGGTCCTGGGGTACCCGTTCGCGGTCGGCGACAAGATCACCAAGGCGATGCCGCCGGACGTCATGGGCAAGGGCATCACGCTCGGCGGCATCTTCAACAAGGACGACAAGCGGTACAACGAAGCCGGTGAGATCCGCGGCCTCTACGAGACCGACCCGGACGTCAAGAAGGTCATCGACACCGCCCGCGGCATCGAGGGACTGATCCGGCAGACCGGTGTGCACGCCGCCGGCGTGATCATGTCGGCCGAGCCGATCATCGACCACATCCCGCTCATGCGCCGGGCCAGCGACGGCGTGATCATCACGCAGTTCGACTACCCGACCTGCGAGACGCTCGGCCTGCTGAAGATGGACTTCCTGGGCCTGCGGAACCTGACCATCCTCGACGACGCCGTGAAGAACATCGAGCTCAATCACGGCAACGGCCTCGACCTGCTGGCCCTGCCACTGGACGACAAGGCGGCGTACGACCTGCTGGCCCGCGGCGACACGCTCGGCGTCTTCCAGCTCGACGGCGGCCCGATGCGCTCGCTGCTGCGGCTGATGAAGCCGGACAACTTCGAGGACATCTCCGCGGTCCTGGCGCTGTACCGGCCGGGTCCGATGGGTGTCGACTCGCACACCAACTACGCGCTGCGCAAGAACAAGCTCCAGGAGATCACCCCGATCCACCCGGAGCTGGAGGAGCCGCTGCGGGAGATCCTGGAGCCGACCTACGGCCTGATCGTCTACCAGGAGCAGGTGCAGCGCGCCGCGCAGATCCTCGCCGGTTACACCCTCGGCCAGGCCGACCTGCTCCGCCGCGCGATGGGTAAGAAGAAGAAGGAGATCCTCGACAAGGAGTTCGTCCCGTTCCGCGACGGCTGCCGCGAGCACGGGTACTCCGACGAGGCGATCCAGGCGGTCTGGGACGTCCTGGTGCCGTTCGCCGGCTACGCGTTCAACAAGGCGCACTCCGCGGCGTACGGACTGGTCTCCTACTGGACGGCGTACCTGAAGGCGCACTACCCGGCCGAGTACATGGCCGGTCTGCTGACCAGTGTCGGCGACGACAAGGACAAGATGGCGGTCTACCTGGCCGAGTGCCGGCGGATGGGCATCCAGGTGCTGCCGCCGGACGTGAACCAGTCCGCCGGGCCGTTCACGCCGGTCGGCACCGACATCCGGTTCGGTCTCGGCGCGGTCCGCAACGTCGGCGGCAACGTGGTGGAGGCGATCGCCCGCTGCCGCAAGGAGAAGGGCGACTACGCCGACTTCTACGACTTCCTGTCCAAGGTCGATGCCGTCGCGTGCAACAAGCGGACCATCGAGTCCTTGATCAAGGCGGGCGCGTTCGACTCGATGGGGCACAGCCGCAAGGGTCTGCTCGCCGTGCATGCCGAGGCCATCGACGCGTACGCGGACGTCAAGCGCAACGAGGCGGCCGGCCAGTTCGACCTGTTCGGCGCGTTCGGCGACACCGACAGCGGGGTCTCGTCGACGGTGGCGATGCCGGTGATCGGCGACTCCGAGTGGGACAAGCGGGACAAGCTGGCGTTCGAGCGCGAGATGCTCGGCCTCTACGTCTCCGACCACCCGCTCGCCGGCCTGGAGGTGCTGCTGCAGAACGCGGCGGACACCAGCATCGCGGCGCTCAACGAGGAGGGCTCGGTCCCGGACGGCCAGGTCGTCACGCTCGCCGGCATCCTCACCGGCGTGCAGCGCCGGATCACCAAGCAGGGCCGGGCGTGGGCCTCGGCCACCCTGGAGGACCTGGCCGGCGGCGTCGAGGCGCTCTTCTTCCCGAACACGTACGAGCTGGTCGGGCAGTACATCGCCGAGGACGCGATCGTGGTGGTGAAGGGCCGGGTGGACCGGCGCGACGACACCCCGCGGATCATGGCGATGGACATGTCCATCCCGGACATCACCAGCAACCCGGACAGCAAGCCGGTCACCCTGACCATGCCGATCACCCGGTGCACGCCGCCGCTCGTGGACGAGCTGAAAGAGATCCTGATCAGTCACCCCGGGGACACCGAGGTGCACGTCCACCTGCAGAACGGCAGCCGTACCACGGTGATGCGCCTCGGTGGGGTACGGGTCGCGCCGACCCCGGCGCTGCGGGCCGACCTCAAGATGATCCTCGGCCCGTCCGCCGTCGCCTGAGCCGTCGCCTGAAGACCAGCGCTGATCTGGAAGGATCGTAGGGTGCAACCGAGTGACAGCGAACCGCCCTACGATCCCGGCACGCCGCCCTGGCGCCCGGCGCCGTGGTGGCGGGTGCAGCGCGGCAGCCGCCGTCCGGTGCGGCGGACCCTGACCGTCACGGTGGTCACGTTCGCCGTGATCGCCGCGCTGGGCGCGCCGCTCGGCCTGCTCTGGGCGTGGCTCGCCCCGGGCGTACCGGTGATCGACGCCGGTGACAACGGGATCGTGGTGAACGACCCGTCACCCGAGCAGTACATCGCGGCCGACGGCTGGTTCACGCTGCTCGGCCTCGCGTTCGGGGTGCTCGCCGCGCTCGGCGCCTGGCTGGTCCTGCGTCGCGACCGCGGGCCGTTTCTGCTGCTCGCGGTCACCGCCGGGACGTTCGTGGCGGGGTACGGCGTGGCGCCCCGGATCGGCGAGATGATCGGCCGGGACGCGTACGAGCAGTGGCGTGCCACGGCGGCGCAGGGCGCCAGTTACCTCTCGCCGCCGGAGGTGCACTCGCTCGGGCCGACGCTGGTCCCGGCGTTCGCGGCGGCGATCGTGCTCACGCTGCTGGCCGGCTGGTCGAACGACCCGGACCTGGACCAGCCAGGCGCCCAGCCCGGTTACGGCCCGAACCACCCGCCGTACTCAGTTGGGGCTGGCGGGCCGAGCGAGGTCGGAGAGCGGGACCGGGACGGCGCGGACCCGCGCCAGTAAGCCCGACTCGCGGTTGAGCAGCCGCAGCTCGGTGCGGAGCCGACTCGCCGTGTCCGGCGTGGCGAGCAGTAGCTGACGCTCCTCCACGGTCAGCTGGGCGGTCGCGGCGACCAGGTGGGACAGCACGGTCGGGTCGTCCGGCACCTGGTCGAGGACCTCGCTGTTCGGCCGCAGCAGCTCCAGGTACGCCCGGAAGGCGGTCAGCACCCGCGGCGCCAGCAGATGGGCGGACTCGTCCGCCTGGTCCTCGTCGGCCAGCCAGCGGACCCGGGCGCACAGGTACGGCTCGGGGCCCTGCTCGACGCCGAGCACGGTGAACCGGCGGCGTCCAACCGTCATGATGTCGAACCGGCCGTCCGGCAGCTCGGTGACGTGTCGCAGCTCGGCGGTGCAGCCCACCTCGTACAGATCCTCGGCACGCACCGGGGGCATCGCCGCCGCCGGACCGTCGCCGGGGTCGGGCGCCACCTCGCTGCCGTGCCGGAGGGTGACCACGCCGAACTCGTGCGGCTCATCCGAGGACTGGGCCACCAGCTCCCGGACGAGCGCGCGGTAACGCTCCTCGAAGATGTGCAGGGGCAGCACCAGGCCGGGAAAGAGCACCGTGCTCAGCGGGAAGACCGGCAGCCGATCGCTCACGCGTTCAGCCTAGTCGCCGACCCACCTTGGTCAACCCGGCGGATCCCAACGCCTGGGCCGGGGGCGTCGCCGTCGGGCATCGAGGTGGGTGCCGCCTAGACTGGACGGGTGCTGAATCGGATCGACCTGCGCGGCTCCTCCCGTGACCCGCGCGGCCTGCTGCCCCGTGCCCAGCTCGACGTCTCGGTTGCCGTCGAGCGGATCCGCCCGGTTGTCGAGGCGGTCCATGAGCATGGGTTCAGCGCGATCCGGGAGGCGACGGAGAAATTCGACGGCGTACGGCTGGATCGCCTGCGCGTTCCGGCCGAGGCGATCGCCGCCGCCGAGGAGACGCTCGACCCCGACGTGCGCGCCGCGCTGCTCGAGGCGATCAAGCGGGCCCGCAAGGTGCACCGTGACCAGCGTCGCACCGACACCACCACCACGGTGGTGCCGGGCGGCACGGTCACCGAGCGCTGGGTGCCGGTCCGCCGGGTCGGTCTCTACGTGCCGGGCGGCCTGGCCGTCTACCCGTCCACCGTGGTCATGAACGTGGTGCCCGCCCAGGAGGCCGGCGTCGAGGGCCTGGTGGTCGCCTCGCCGCCGCAGGTCGCCAACGGCGGCCTGCCGGACGCCCGGGTGCTGGCCGCCTGCGCGCTGCTCGGCGTGACCGAGGTCTACGCGGTCGGCGGCGCCCAGGCGATCGCCATGCTCGGTTACGGCGCCGACGGCGCCGACGCGGCCGACAGGTGCGCGCCGGTCGACGTGATCACCGGTCCCGGCAACATCTGGGTCACCGCCGCGAAGCGCCTGCTCCGCGGCGTGGTCGGGATCGACGCCGAGGCGGGCCCCACCGAGATCGCGATCCTCGCCGACGAGACCGCCGACCCGCGGCACGTCGCGGCCGACCTGATCAGCCAGGCCGAGCACGACCCGCTCGCCGCGAGCGTGCTGGTCACCGACTCGCCGGCCCTGGCCGACGCGGTCGAGGCGGAGCTCGCCGTGCAGGTGACGAAGACCAAGCACGACGAGAGGGTCCGCACGGCGCTGACCGGCGAGCAGTCCGGTGTGGTGCTGGTCGACGACCTGGAGCAGGGTCTGCGGGTCGTGGACGAGTACGCGGCGGAGCACCTGGAGATCCAGACGCGGGACGCCCGGGAGTGGGCCCTGCGGGTCCGCAACGCCGGTGCGATCTTCGTGGGCGCCTGGTCGCCGGTCTCGCTCGGTGACTACGCGGCCGGCTCGAACCACGTGCTGCCCACCGGCGGCTGCGCGCGGCACTCGTCCGGCCTGTCGGTGCAGTCGTTCCTGCGCGGCATCCACGTCGTGGAGTACGACGAGGCGGCCCTCAAGGACGTCGCCGGGCACGTGGTGGCCCTGTCCACCGCCGAGGACCTCCCCGCGCACGGGGACGCTGTGAAGGCCAGGTTCGCTCAGTGACCACTATCGACGATCTGCCGATCCGGGACGATCTGCGCGGGAAGTCGCCGTACGGCGCGCCGCAGCTCGACGTCGCGGTCCGGCTGAACACGAACGAGAACTCGTACCCGGTGCCGGACGACGTGGTGGAGGCGATCGGCAAGGCCGTGCAGGCCGAGCTGCGCGACCTCAACCGGTACCCGGACCGCGACGCGGTAGCGCTTCGCAGCGAGCTCGCCGGGTACCTCGGGCACGGCCTGAGCACGGCGAACGTGTGGGCCGCGAACGGCTCCAACGAGGTGCAGCAGCAGCTGCTGCAGGCGTTCGGCGGCCCCGGCCGCTCGGCGCTGGGCTTCGGCCCGTCGTACTCGATGCACCCGCTGCTGGCGCAGGGGACCGGCACCCGCTGGATCGGCGCGCTGCGCGACCCCGACTTCGGGCTCGCGCCGGAGCACGCGGTGGCCGAGATCGAGAAGCACGACCCGGACCTGGTCTTCGTCTGCTCGCCGAACAACCCGACCGGCACCGCGCTGGACCCGGCGGTGATCGACGCGATCCTGGCGACCGCGCGAGGCATGGTGATCGTCGACGAGGCGTACACCGAGTTCGCCCGACCCGGCACGCCGAGCGCGCTGACGCTGCTGCCCGGCCACCCGCGTCTGGTGGTGAGCCGCACGATGAGCAAGGCGTTCGGTTTCGCCGGAGGGCGGCTGGGATACCTCGCGGCCGACCCCGCCGTGGTCGACGCCGTGCAGCTGGTCCGGCTGCCCTACCACCTCTCCGCGATCAGCCAGGCCGCCGCACGTGCCGCTGTCGTGCACCGGGCGTCGCTGCTCGCCACGGTGGAACAGATCAAGGAGCAGCGCGACCGGATCGTGGACACCCTGCGCGCCCGTGGCGTGCGGGTCGCCGACTCGGACGCCAACTTCGTGCTGTTCGCCACCGGCGACGATCAGAAAGCCGCCTGGCAGGCGTTCCTCGATCGCGGTGTGCTGATCCGCGACGTGGGACTGCCGGGCTGGCTGCGGGTCACCGCCGGCACCGAATCCGAGACCACCGCTTTCCTGACCGCCGCCGAGGAGATCCTGTCGTGACCCGTGCCGCGCGTATCGAACGCGTCACCAACGAGACCAAGGTGCTGATCGAGATCGACCTCGACGGCACCGGCAAGGGCGACCTGAGCACCGGCGTGGGCTTCTACGACCACATGCTCAACCAGCTCGCCAAGCACGGTGGGTTCGACCTGCTGGTGCGTACCGAAGGCGATCTGGAGATCGACTCGCACCACACCATGGAGGACACCGCGATCGCGCTCGGCGAGGCGTTCGCGCAGGCGCTCGGCGACAAGCGGGGCATCCGGCGGTACGGGTCGGCCACCATCCCGATGGACGAGGTGCTGGTGCGGGCCGCCGTGGACCTCTCCGGCCGGCCCTACGTGGTGCACGACGAGCCGCTGCTCACGCCGTACATCGGGCCGGTCTACGCCACCAGCATGACCCGGCACATCTTCGAGGCGTTCGGCCACGCGGCGAAGGTGACGCTGCACGTGGACGTGCTGCGCGCCTGCCGCCCCGGCGGCCACCCGGACGCGCACCACGTGGTGGAGGCCGAGTTCAAGGCGTTCTCCCGGGCGCTGCGCGAAGCCGTGGAGATCGACCCCCGCAACGCCGGTTCGCTGCCGTCCACCAAGGGGGTGCTGTGATCTCGCTGGTCCTGTTCGCGATCGCCGGCATCCTGGTCGGCGGGGTGATCCAGCTGGTCAAGTCGGGCGCCACCCGGTTCAGCATCGGGCTGACCGGTGTGCTGGCGGCGCTCGCCACGGCCGGTGGGCTCGCCTGGTGGCCGATGGGGGACGCGTAAATGTCTGAGCCTTCCCGCAGCGGAAAACAGAATGCAACACCGCGAAAGAATGTCGTAATTCTCGACTACGGCTCGGGGAACCTGCGGTCGGCGGAGCGGGCGGTGGCTCGTACCGGTGCTGATGTGACAGTGACCAGCGATCTCGCCGCCGCCGCCGAGGCGGACGGCCTGGTGGTGCCCGGCGTGGGGGCCTACGCGGCCTGCATGGCCGGGATCGAGGCGCTGAACGCCGGACCGGTGATCGCGGAACGGGTCGCGGCCGGCCGCCCGGTGCTGGGCATCTGTGTCGGCATGCAGATCCTGTTCGACTCCGGCGTCGAGCACGGCGTGGAGTCCAAGGGGCTCGGGCTGCTGCCCGGCTCGGTCACGAAGCTCGCAGCCGAGCGGATCCCGCACATGGGCTGGAACACCGTCGAGGCGCCGCGGGACTCCCGGCTGCTGGCGGGTCTCGCCGGCGACGAACGGTTCTACTTCGTCCACTCGTACGCTGCTCAGGATCTTGATCGGCTGGTGGAAGCCGGCGCCGCGGTGACCACCGCGACCCACGACCTGCCGTTCGCCGCCGTGGTGGAAGCCGGTGCGCTCAGCGCCGCGCAGTTCCACCCGGAGAAGTCGTCGGATGCCGGCTACCTGCTGCTCCGCAACTGGGTCGCGGGCCTGGGGTGAGCAAGGAACGCGCGCGGCGGCGGGCCGAGAGGCTCGCCGTGCTGGAGAAGGAGAAGGCGGTCCGGGCGCGGAAGGTCGCCCGCCGCAGCCGTCTGCGGCAGGTCAAGCGTGACCTGACCCCGCGTTTCGGGCGCAACGGGCGGCTCTACCAGCGCAGCCGCCGCCAGCGGATCGGCATCGCGGTCGTGACGCTGCTGGCGATCGCCGCCGTCTGGACCTTCATCCCGGAACTGGCGCTCCGTGTCATCCTCACCGCACTGCTCGTCCTCGCCGTGCCGGCCCTCGTCGTCGTGGTGCTCGGCCGCCGTTCCGCATAGTCGTTTTTCGTAGTCGTTTTCTCGTAGGGAGAAACCCACGTGACCCTCCAATTGCTGCCCGCCGTTGACGTCGCCGACGGCCAGGCCGTCCGCCTGGTGCAGGGCGCCGCCGGTTCGGAAACCGCCTACGGCGACCCGCTCGAGGCCGCGCTGGCCTGGCAGAACGACGGCGCCGAGTGGATCCACCTGGTCGACCTGGACGCGGCCTTCGGCCGGGGCTCCAACGCCGAGCTGCTCGCCGACGTGGTGCGCCAGCTCGACGTGAAGGTGGAGCTCTCCGGTGGTATCCGCGACGACGAGTCGCTGACCCGCGCGCTCGCCACCGGCGCCACCCGGGTCAACATCGGCACGGCTGCGCTGGAGGACCCCGAGTGGTGTGACCGGATCTGCGCCGAGTACGGCGACCGGGTCGCGATCGGGCTGGACGTGCGGGGCCGTACCCTCGCTGCCCGGGGCTGGACCCGCGAGGGCGGCGACCTGTACGAGGTGCTCGCCCGCCTGGACAAGGCCGGCGCGTCGCGTTACGTGGTCACCGACATCACCAAGGACGGCACGATGCGCGGGCCGAACCTGGACCTGCTGCGTGAGGTCTGCGCCGCCACCGACAAGCCGGTGATCGCCAGCGGCGGCGTCTCCACTCTGGAGGACCTGCGGGCCCTCGCCACCCTGGAGTCGATCGGGGTGGAGGGCGTGATCGCCGGCAAGGCGCTCTACGCCGGCGCGTTCACGGTCCGCGAGGCGCTGACCGCCCTGGCCACTGTCTGATTGGTGGCCGCCTGATCCCAGGCGTCACGCAACGCCTCCTCGGCGGCCTTGATCGCAGGCCGGGCCGCCGAGGAGTCACGCCAGGCGATCACCACGCGCCGGGTGGGCAGCGGGGTGACCTCGACGACCCGGACGCCGTCGGGCAGGGCCGGGCGGGCCAGCCGGGGGATCAGGCCGACGCCGAGGCCGGCCGCGATCAGGGTCAGCTGGGTCTCGAACTCGCCGACCTGGAAGTCGGGGACCAGCCCGGGGAGTTTCCGGACCAGGTACTCGTAGCAGACGTCGCCGGCCCGGACGGCGATCCAGCGCTCGTGGCGAGCAGCCTCAAGGCTTATTTTTCCGCTTAACAGGTGATTCGTCGGCACGATGAGGTCGGCGTGGTCGGCGCCGATCTGGGTTTTCGTGACTGTGTCCGGATATTTCAGCCCCACCTCCGGCCAATCGTCCAGAACGGCCAGGTCCACGTGCCCCCGGCGGAGCAGTTCCAGCCCTTCGTGCGGGTTCACCTCGATCAAACCCGTGGTCAGCTGAGGATGATCGACGGCGAGCCGCCGCAGCGCATGCGGCATCAGCGCCCGGCACGCGGTGGCGAAGGCCGCCACGGTGAGCCGCCCGGTCACCGTGTCCCGGTGCGCGGCCAGCGCCGACTCGGCCTCGTGCACACTCGTCAGCACCCGCTCGGCGTGATCGGCGAGGACCCGGCCGGCGTCGGTGAGGCGCAGCCGCCGGCCGTCCTTCTCGACCAGGACCGCTCCGGTCTCGCGTTCGAGTTTCGCGATCTGCTGGGAGACGGCGGACGGCGTGCAGTGCAGAGCCTCACCCGCCGCGAGCACTGTGCCGTAACTCGCCACCGCGTGCAGCGCCCGTAGCCGGCCCAGGTCAATCATGTAGCGATGCTACATCGTCGGTGTAGGTTATTTTGCTGGTGCTTAACGGTTCTCCGGGTGAACGCTGGAGCGCATGAGACCGCGCCACCTCGCCCTCGCCGTCGCCGTCGCGGCGATCTGGGGCTTCAACTTCGTCGCCATCGACGCCGGGCTCGACCACTTCCCGCCGCTGATGTTCTCCGCCCTCCGCTTCGGTCTCGCGGCCTTCCCGGCGCTGCTCCTCGTCGGCCGCCCGCAGGTGCCGTGGCGCTGGGTCATCGCCGTCGCCCTGATCCTCGGCGTCACCAAGTTCTCGCTGCTCTTCGCCGGGATGGCGGCCGGGATGCCGGCCGGGCTCAGCTCGCTCGTCCTGCAGAGCCAGGCGATCTTCACGATGCTCTTCGCGGTGCTGTTCCTCCGCGAACGCCCGCGCCGGATCCAGATCGCCGGCCTCGCCGTCGCGGTCACCGGCGTCCTCGTCGTCGCCACCCGGATGGGCGCCAACCTCCCCGCGTTCCTGCTGGTCATCGGCGCGGCGGTGGCCTGGGGCCTGTCGAACGTCGCCACCCGCAAAGCCTCGCCGCCGGACAGCCTGCGCTTCATGGTCTGGGTCAGCGCGCTCGCCACCGGCCCGCTCGTCGTGCTCTCGCTGCTGATCGACGGCCCGTCCGCCGATCTTGCCGCGCTCCGCGCGATCAACACCGAGGCCCTGCTCTCACTGCTCTACATCGCGCTGGTCAGCACGCTCGCCGGCTTCGCCGGCTGGGGATTGCTGCTACGGGTGTACGGGGCAGCGACCGTCGCGCCGTTCTCGATGCTCGTCCCCTTCTTCGGGATCGCCTCCGCCGCCGTCTTCCTCGGCGAACCGGTCTACCTGGTCGACGTCCTCGGTGGGGTGCTCGTGGTCGGCGGTGTGCTTCTGGGACTGGTCCGGGGGGATCTCTTCTCCGGAAGACGCCTGGTTAGGGTGGAGGCATGACGGTCGCGGTTCGTGTGATTCCCTGCCTGGACGTGGATGCCGGCCGGGTGGTGAAAGGCGTCAACTTCGTCGACCTGCGGGACGCCGGTGACCCGGTGGAGCTGGCCGCCGCCTATGACGCCGCCGGCGCCGACGAGCTGACCTTCCTCGACGTGACCGCCTCCTCCGACGACCGGGGCACGATGCTCGACGTGGTGCGGCGCACCGCCGAGTCGGTCTTCATCCCGCTCACCGTGGGCGGCGGCGTCCGCTCGGTGGAGAACGTGGACGTGCTGCTGCGCGCCGGCGCCGACAAGGTGGGCGTGAACACCGCGGCGATCGCCCGTCCCGAGCTGATCCGGGAGATCGCCGAGCGGTTCGGCAACCAGGTGCTGGTGCTCTCGCTCGACGTGCGTCGCTCGCCGGACCAGCCGAGCGGCTGGGAGGTCACCACCCACGGCGGCCGCCGCAGCGCCGGTCTGGACGCGATCGAGTGGGCGGCTCGGGTGGCGTCGCTGGGCGCCGGCGAGATCCTGCTGAACTCGATGGACGCGGACGGCACCAAGGCCGGCTTCGACCTGGAGCTGATCGGCGCGGTCCGGGCCGTCGTCGACATCCCGGTGATCGCCAGTGGCGGCGCGGGCGCGGTCGGGCACTTCCCGCCGGCGGTGGACGCCGGGGCGGACGCGGTGCTGGCGGCGAGCGTGTTCCACTTCGGTGACCTGACGATCGGCGAGGTCAAGGGCGCTCTGCGCGAGGCCGGCAACCCGATCCGCTGACCGGTCGCGGCCCCCTCTGCGTGGGAGGCGGGTGGGCTGCGCGCCCCCCGTTCCACACGCTGCGATGGGGTCAGCGGCCGTCGGCGAGGCGCAGGCGGTACTCGCGGAGCGCGGCTGTGTAAGCCTGCTCGGTCAGGGACCAGTCGGTGTCGCCGGGGGCCGGGCCGCGGTTCAGCTGGGCCTGCAAGGTCATCACGGCTGAGGAGAGGCCGCTGAACGGTCGTGTGCGCCAAAGCTGCTCACCGGCCGGAGCGACCTCGATCAGGTCGTCGTCCACGGTGATCAGACCGGCGCCGGCCAGGCGGCGCACCGACTCCTCGATGTCCTCGCGGCTGGGCACGCTGTGGTGCAGGAAGTCGGCCGCCGCCAGCAGGTCGGCCAGGGTGGCCCCGGTGACCGGCAGGGCGGCGTGCATCGCCCGGTCGCGTTCCAAACGCTCGGCGATGACCGCGGAGACGAAGATCCAAGCGTCGTTCCAGTGCCAGTCGCCGACCCCCATGCCGCAATGATGCCGTGTGGTGGCCCGACCCGGAAGCGAATGTGTCCGGATGATCAACGCGCCGTGGACGGCGGCGGAAGTGGATCCAT is part of the Actinoplanes missouriensis 431 genome and encodes:
- the hisF gene encoding imidazole glycerol phosphate synthase subunit HisF, giving the protein MTVAVRVIPCLDVDAGRVVKGVNFVDLRDAGDPVELAAAYDAAGADELTFLDVTASSDDRGTMLDVVRRTAESVFIPLTVGGGVRSVENVDVLLRAGADKVGVNTAAIARPELIREIAERFGNQVLVLSLDVRRSPDQPSGWEVTTHGGRRSAGLDAIEWAARVASLGAGEILLNSMDADGTKAGFDLELIGAVRAVVDIPVIASGGAGAVGHFPPAVDAGADAVLAASVFHFGDLTIGEVKGALREAGNPIR
- a CDS encoding LysR substrate-binding domain-containing protein, whose protein sequence is MIDLGRLRALHAVASYGTVLAAGEALHCTPSAVSQQIAKLERETGAVLVEKDGRRLRLTDAGRVLADHAERVLTSVHEAESALAAHRDTVTGRLTVAAFATACRALMPHALRRLAVDHPQLTTGLIEVNPHEGLELLRRGHVDLAVLDDWPEVGLKYPDTVTKTQIGADHADLIVPTNHLLSGKISLEAARHERWIAVRAGDVCYEYLVRKLPGLVPDFQVGEFETQLTLIAAGLGVGLIPRLARPALPDGVRVVEVTPLPTRRVVIAWRDSSAARPAIKAAEEALRDAWDQAATNQTVARAVSASRTVNAPA
- the priA gene encoding bifunctional 1-(5-phosphoribosyl)-5-((5-phosphoribosylamino)methylideneamino)imidazole-4-carboxamide isomerase/phosphoribosylanthranilate isomerase PriA, with product MTLQLLPAVDVADGQAVRLVQGAAGSETAYGDPLEAALAWQNDGAEWIHLVDLDAAFGRGSNAELLADVVRQLDVKVELSGGIRDDESLTRALATGATRVNIGTAALEDPEWCDRICAEYGDRVAIGLDVRGRTLAARGWTREGGDLYEVLARLDKAGASRYVVTDITKDGTMRGPNLDLLREVCAATDKPVIASGGVSTLEDLRALATLESIGVEGVIAGKALYAGAFTVREALTALATV
- a CDS encoding EamA family transporter; the protein is MRPRHLALAVAVAAIWGFNFVAIDAGLDHFPPLMFSALRFGLAAFPALLLVGRPQVPWRWVIAVALILGVTKFSLLFAGMAAGMPAGLSSLVLQSQAIFTMLFAVLFLRERPRRIQIAGLAVAVTGVLVVATRMGANLPAFLLVIGAAVAWGLSNVATRKASPPDSLRFMVWVSALATGPLVVLSLLIDGPSADLAALRAINTEALLSLLYIALVSTLAGFAGWGLLLRVYGAATVAPFSMLVPFFGIASAAVFLGEPVYLVDVLGGVLVVGGVLLGLVRGDLFSGRRLVRVEA
- the hisH gene encoding imidazole glycerol phosphate synthase subunit HisH; its protein translation is MSEPSRSGKQNATPRKNVVILDYGSGNLRSAERAVARTGADVTVTSDLAAAAEADGLVVPGVGAYAACMAGIEALNAGPVIAERVAAGRPVLGICVGMQILFDSGVEHGVESKGLGLLPGSVTKLAAERIPHMGWNTVEAPRDSRLLAGLAGDERFYFVHSYAAQDLDRLVEAGAAVTTATHDLPFAAVVEAGALSAAQFHPEKSSDAGYLLLRNWVAGLG
- the hisB gene encoding imidazoleglycerol-phosphate dehydratase HisB; protein product: MTRAARIERVTNETKVLIEIDLDGTGKGDLSTGVGFYDHMLNQLAKHGGFDLLVRTEGDLEIDSHHTMEDTAIALGEAFAQALGDKRGIRRYGSATIPMDEVLVRAAVDLSGRPYVVHDEPLLTPYIGPVYATSMTRHIFEAFGHAAKVTLHVDVLRACRPGGHPDAHHVVEAEFKAFSRALREAVEIDPRNAGSLPSTKGVL